Genomic segment of Planctomycetaceae bacterium:
GGCGAAGCAGTTCATGAGGCAGAACCATGGTGACTCGCGAGCCAAGGCCGTACAGCATGGGCGACATCGTTCCGGTCAGAACGCGAACCTGCGGCGGGCGACGAATTCCCATTCGCCACGCCAGGTCGAAACTTTCCCCAATGACATCCGTGTTGACTTCGGCGTGCTGACTCAGATGCCGCCGAAACCGCACGTAGTTGCGAATCATTCCCAGCAACAGAATTGCGGAAACGCCCCACCAGATCACGACCGCAAAGCGAATCACTCCGGCTGTTGAAAACGGCATCTGAGAAGCCGAATTCACGTGACTGTCGACAGCGACGAATGCCGGCTGATCTTCACAGACAATCAAGGCGCCGGTGCTGGTGTTCCGCGGTGACGAACGGTCTGCGATCCCGGGAAGCTCCGTTGTCGCGCACGCCTCCTGCGGTCGGTCTGCGTCCGCGTTGCCGGATGAAATCTGTGTCTCTGCGGGTTCGACCGCCGTGGAATCCCACAGCACTGATCGATCCACGGAGAAGCCCACGGGAAGGTTCGAAAGGGACGGAGTGATCAGTTTGATCAGGACCAGCACCCAAAACGCGTGAACCACGGCCGGCCGGCGGATCAAATGAGAAATCAGCCAGACACCGATCGCCAGCATTGCGGCGGCGACCGCGTTCGTCAGCAGAAATTCGAGTATCAGATGCATGAAAGGATGCTCCGCAGCGTGGCTGCTGTTGCGGATGTTTTTTGACCCGCGTTTTCGTTCCGCCGATCGCTCGCGTCCGGTGGATGCGGCTCGAACCTACCGATTCAAAACGAACTCCGGACTGTTTAACAAAGCCCAGAAAATGTCCGCCAGCACCTGTTTTTTTTCCGCCGGATCTGCCGCTCCCTGCAAATGCTTCAGCAGCACGCCGCGTTCACGATCGGTGGGTTTTCTGGTTAACGCCGCGAAAAACAGCGTTTCCAGCTTTTGTTCTTCCGCAAGAAATGGAGCGTCGGCGACGGCTCTCAGAGTCCGGCTGCGATCCAGGTTCGTTGCGTCCGACGTCACGGCTCCGTTCATCATCATCAGAGCCTGCGGGATTCCGGAACTGAACTCTTCCGGCGAATCGCTGAACGCCTCATTCAGCCGCTGCACCATGGAGGCGCGCTGTCCGTTGTAGCGAGCCGCGTTGTCATCGATCCCCACGGGAAGCATCAGCGCCTGTTCCAGACAATCAAAGACTTGTTCGGGCGACAGCGTTTTCAGCGGGCGCACTTCGGCGACGGCAGCGTCACCGGATGCCGGAGCCGTTGTGGTTCGCTGGTAGACGCGGCTTTTGCAGATCCCGGCAATCAGGTATCGCAGGTCGTAACCCAGGCTGACGAACCGTTCGCCGAATTCATCCAGCACAATCGCTCGTTCTTCGGCCGCAACTTCGTCCAGATCGTCAACCTGTCCCGCCAGAGTTCGACCACACAGATGCTGCCAGACTCGATTGACGGCGGTGGCCGCGAAGTTGGGATTTTCCGGCGACGTCAGCCATTCCGCCAGAACCTCGCGCGCGTCACGACCGCCGGGAATGCGGGCCTCGTCTTCCGACCACAGGAACCGGCCAAGGTATTCCTGATCGCTGCCTTCCGGGCGAATCCGGGCACGACCGGTATCTGCCACGCTGCCATTCTGAACGCCCGAAAAAAAGGCCGCCATCCCCCAGAAATCTGCCTGCTTCCAGTCGGCGAACGGGTGGTCGTGGCATTTCGCGCAACCGAGCCGGACTCCCAGAAAGACTCTCGTGACCGAATCCGCGGCAGCCTCCGGAGAACCGCCGGCCGCCTGATAGAACATCAACGCCGACGCAGAATTGCCCGCGCCGTCTGCGGTGGCGTCCTGCGAACTGACCGTCAGCAGCGTCCGCGCGAAAACGTCGTAGGGCACGTTTTCCGCGAATTGTTCGGTCAGCCACGGTTCCAGACCCGCGCCCATTGGTTCGTTAACGCTGCCGGTGGGCACCATCACGCGTCGCCACACGCGGCCAAAATTCTGAGCCATGCGCCGGTCGGTCAGCAGTTCGTCAACCAGCCGCCCGCGCTTGAATTCGTCACCGCTGTCCAGAAACTCGCGAGCCTGTCCGACGGACGGTATCGTCCCCAGCAGGTCCAGATACAGCCGGCGCAGAAAGACAGCGTCGTCCACGATTGCGGGAGCCGCCAGGTGCTCGGCATCCCATTGCTTCTGAAAGCTGAAGTCGATCCATTCCGCAAGCTCCATTGCCTGCGTCGGTTCGCTTTGGCTGCCTGCGTCTGACACGTCGGGTTCGGCGGCATCGGACGCCACGGCTGCAGTTGGCTTCACCTCAGCCGTCTTCTGCTCGGCATTCACCGACGGCCAGCACGTCGGATTCGTCGCGATCAATGTGAAAATGACAGCAGCGGAGTGTCTCATTTCGTCCTCACCTGCATCAGCGCCGGAGACTGCCTGCGGAAGGGACATATTCAGACAAAGCGTCTTGAATGTCAAGCAGCTTTCGTCCAGAATGCCGAGACGAACGGAATCGCACGGTTCCGCAGATTCCAAAGGACCACCGGTGCTGATCTTTCAGTGCAGATTCCGACAAACCGCGCGAAGCACGTTCGGTGGGATTGCCGAGCCGTACGCATCGAATTTTGCTGATCGAAAAGGGGCATTGATGTTGCGTTTGATGAAGATCCTGCTGCCGGGCCTGGTGCTTGTTTTCGCCGTCTCACATGGTTGCCCTGAAGACGCCGTTGCGCAGGACGACACCGAGCAGACACGCCAGGAAAAGATCATTGATCACTGGCTGAAGGTGTCTCGCGATCAGGCGGAGGCGACTCAGGTGTCGTGCGGCGACGAACCGGTGACGCTGTTCGACAAGCCCGTGTTTCGTCATACACAGTCCGTTCGCGGCGACGATATCGGGTCCATGCATTTGTGGACGCTCAAAGACGGACGTCCCGCCGTCATTGGCGTTTTCTTCGCCTGGTCGCAGAACGACAGTCGCTGGGTGATGTGTGAGTTCCATTCCCTTCAGGACGGTCCGGTGAAATTGCTGGTTCCGGGGACGTCCGCGTCGTGGAGTTGTGCCGACCCCGGACTGACCTGGCGACCCTTCGATGACGACGTGCCGGCTCCCGCTGACACCGCCACCCGGCGTCGGCTGCAGTCACGGCAGCTCAGTCGCCGCTTTGCCGCTCATACCATCGAAGGAGAAAAGAACCGATGGGAACTTCGACTGGTCCCCGCGCCGATCTACACCTATTCGACGAACGGCGCGGATGAACTTGACGGCGCTGTCTATGCGTTCTGCCAGGGAACCGACACGGAAGTGCT
This window contains:
- a CDS encoding DUF1549 domain-containing protein codes for the protein MRHSAAVIFTLIATNPTCWPSVNAEQKTAEVKPTAAVASDAAEPDVSDAGSQSEPTQAMELAEWIDFSFQKQWDAEHLAAPAIVDDAVFLRRLYLDLLGTIPSVGQAREFLDSGDEFKRGRLVDELLTDRRMAQNFGRVWRRVMVPTGSVNEPMGAGLEPWLTEQFAENVPYDVFARTLLTVSSQDATADGAGNSASALMFYQAAGGSPEAAADSVTRVFLGVRLGCAKCHDHPFADWKQADFWGMAAFFSGVQNGSVADTGRARIRPEGSDQEYLGRFLWSEDEARIPGGRDAREVLAEWLTSPENPNFAATAVNRVWQHLCGRTLAGQVDDLDEVAAEERAIVLDEFGERFVSLGYDLRYLIAGICKSRVYQRTTTAPASGDAAVAEVRPLKTLSPEQVFDCLEQALMLPVGIDDNAARYNGQRASMVQRLNEAFSDSPEEFSSGIPQALMMMNGAVTSDATNLDRSRTLRAVADAPFLAEEQKLETLFFAALTRKPTDRERGVLLKHLQGAADPAEKKQVLADIFWALLNSPEFVLNR